tcaaaaacTCGTTGTTTTTGACTTCTCTTGTCAAAACCCAGCGTTTGCTACAGAATTTGCAAAATCGagtttttcatccttttttttggctaaaatttcaacGTCTCCTCCCTTCACCTCCCCTAAAAAAttgtgtccaaaattttcaatatttatcgaaatttctcattcatttatttatttttttttaaataagtaggtatggtcaatttttcaaattttgaaataaaaaatcatttcaattttgaaaaaactattgaaaattatggaaaaaataaactttgaaatacgagtattcgaaaaaaccaaagaaaattttccagatcacgatgaaaaaatcatttttatcaagACTGATCTGGGTCTGTGGGTCTGTcccttttaattttcaatataatgtactttggtaggtatttttcaagtattattCGAACAATGActtttctaccaaaaatcaaCATTCCAATAACTATaagttgtaaaaatatcaattttttttcaatttaggggTTTAGTCTACTGGGAAATCAAAATAGCATATTTTTACACATGTAAATATACCTAACCtcaagaaaaaaaggaaacgaaTGGACAAATTTTAcacacactgaaaaaaaaacacgtctaTAAACTCATAAAATCCCATCCAACCTTTTCCCATCTTTTCACTGTTCATTCCCAAATTACCTTCACAACACAAATAAACAAGTAATTCGAATAATAAAACCTCATCTCTCGTATTCTCTGTGCAAGTACATGTCTCACTCgagcaaaaaatattgaataaatcaCATCTCAACAATCACGACACCTGACGCAGTCCACCTCTAAAACTCGCATCGGATCTGGAGACCTTCTGTGGCTTCTGAATGGAGACGAACAACAGTCTGTGAGATTGCAAGACTCGTGCAATTTGCTCGTCTTAATTACAAACAACTGTGTCTGTGGACCGCTTACTTCGTCTTCTTCCTTTCGTGAAAGAAATAATTCGAGTAAAGAGCctacaaatatgtacatgatGTAGTCTGTAGacatacctaagtacatacattataaACGTATTACATAAACGTGTTTTACGAGTAATAGGTACATCGTCGtggtcgtcgttgtcgtcgcgACTATAATTTCATTGGTCGACAAAACAGAATTACAACAAGTACAGTTACGTATAGTAAACTTTAATCATTCGGTTAATGAGCCATTTCCTCTACAACAAAACATCATCACgcaatgtacgagtattacCATCAATGAGTCGAACAAAACAGTCTGTAGTAATAATTAGCTCAGCATCTTCTTACTTCTGTTCTCATCTTCTGATACAGTTATCGCAGCGAACAAGCGCCTAGCTAAATATACTGTTATATTCGATCGTATCCGAATAATTGCTCGCCATTATGACGAGACTCTCGAGTTCGACTGAAAATTAGTTCCACTTTCTCATCGTCTTGtataattcttaaaaaattaaaaatctatcAACAGTACCTATAAGTCCAGTTTACTCGCATATTTCCTAAACCATCTCGAGTATAGAAAAACAGGTTGGTTTAAAGTCGTAAGtggaatgaaaattaatatttttaggGATCGATTTCTTCGTTGAAGATTTTCGGGGTGAGAAGTGCACGAGTTTGGAAAATTAATGATCAAAAGACAAAatataattatcaatttttcaaaaatttgaactctcgATGCCAGGTTTGGCaataatccaaatttttgagcttctttCACTAAGAGGTCtaaaaaaattgcctcaaagCTCAACTACATAAATAATTATGTTGTTTCGACTCGACTTTAAATAATGTTCCATGACACAAGGAGGTAGTTTTCTGTGAGGGAGGTGAGGGTCTCACATTTTTTCCCCTCCAGGGTCTAGATTTTCTATTCTTCATTATTGAATGGACTCGGTCGGGGTCTTTGCTAAGTAAAATATGGTAGAAATCAAGTATATGTcacgaaatgaatgaattttgaattcgtataaaattatttcaagtaagtgaataattttcaatcccTTTGTAGGctggaaaaaatctgaaagtatGATGAGCTGATAAGTATTTATTATGTATCTAGACATACGTCTTATGAGCACTTCGAGGTAgatcatgaagaaaaaaatgtcgatggatTTTGACTAAGATTCAGCGAAGTCCTTCAATTTGAGCTGAAGGCTACTCAGTATTCATGTTAGGATGGGAATTTTCCAATTAATAggtatctttgaaaatttgttgaacatttttagctcatatttttttcaattatgccaaatttaatataaataaattcatcaaaaatcactcgattttattaaaatttaacatttcataaaatggtcaaaacttaattccccccccccccttcataaATGATCACATGCTGTTTCGGCGAACAGAGAATTGcgttttttatgattttaagtgattttcttgacattttctgcaaatttgtcaaaatggaataaaatctTAAAACACTTATataaaatctttaatttttttctttttcagagatttttatGACAAACACTGGGAATTTTTATTCTTCTATCATTTTATGCAATTTAAACcgtttcaaaacaattttcatggaatttttgcTAAtacttttatgtcaattttggagaatttttcaatattgtgtaCAAGTTTTGCAGTAcacttattttttgatttttgtcagcGATTTTCAATCacactaatttttttaattcacctCGCTTTTTTTATACTTTATCTATGATTATAATCTTTTCAATTTCGATGAGATTTTACCAATTTCtgcataattttcaacaattcgtacaccatttttgctcattttctgttgattttggaaaatcttCAAGTATTTTGGGAAAATGTCATTCTTCgcaaactttgataaaattttacgtctcttattttgtttttgttttttttttttttttttttttttgtaatcagcGATTCTTTAATggtcaatttaatcaaattatcacgatttttttggtacttttttcacaattttacttaattttaatgacgttttacaatatttattttttacataattttgcattggttttcaaaccattttcgttatttttctgttaatttcatcaattcttttttctcacaattttgtgttgtttttgaaaactttgatcgGAGTTGAGTCAAAAtcattccattttcaaaaaaacttagaaaaaatgaaaacaaaaaaattgatgaaaaataacagaAGTTTTTGATTCAGGagacaaaaaaaagcaaaattggcaattttagcaaaaaagggGCTTTTTAAGGTAGTTTGGGCAGAAAAAaagactttctggcaattttagcaaaaaacaaaagtttttgacaattttgacaacctttttgaaaattttggaaaaaaactcacattttttggcagaatgagaattttgggcaattttttgcaaaaaatgagatctttttcgtcaatttgaacaaaaaacaggactttttgataattttgacaaaaatgagtgTATAGGAAGGCCACTATTCaacaatttcaaccaaaaattagggtttctaacaattttgacataaaaagaaattttttggcaaacttcGGTGTAAAACAGAAGTTTTTAGACAGCTcagacaaaaattaatattttttggatcttgaggcaaaaaatagaaatttgttGGCAATTGAGTCAAAAATCAGCATTGTTTGGTTGTTTTGGCTAAAAAGCATCCCACGAgcaaaaattctcgaattttaaaGCAGTCATTCCACACACTTTAGGAATTCGGCGcacctccccctcaaaaaaattccagattctCATCGAGTGCAAATGCAGAATGCAGGTGCCACTGTGGAAATTTTCGGAACCCTGTTTCCAATCAAGGATCAAGGTAACCTCCTTCTAAACCTAACCCACTCGTAATCTAATCAGCATACGTAATCGCGACTGTGATTACGGTGCGAGTGATTACAAAACTAGTACTCGTACATGAATAGATACATGGCGCAGCTGCGtagtaattatatttttcttgtaCCACAACATAGAGTAGAGTAGAGTACGTATATTTCGTATAAACACAACTCGATGACATTCAATAGTCCAGGTCCACGCCACGATCGTCGTTCAGAGTCCCACTAACACATTCCCTACTTACAAGTGTGGCCGAAGCCGAACCGCGTCGCGATGCAACAAAACTGGAATATTTACTAAACCAGTTTTCCCATCGACTAAATAGGCGTCAGCGTCACTTCACACAGAATCAGAATAAGAGAATATCAACTAACTGCCCAGTACCAAGGGCAACGCACCAGTATtgtacttttacttttttttttcctaaaaaaaaaaccaaacacacGCACATACtttgttaataattttttgctaatttgTTCTCATCGTTGCCGATGATTAAGTGAGtgttaatttatcaaatttcgaGTTCGATTCGCGTCTGTGGTGAGTGTGTTACATCATAATGCAGCAAGAGGTAGAAAAAGCGTGGAAAATTTCCGTCCAAGATGAGCTAATCAGAAATACTCAACTGAAGATGCAGCATATCGATGAGATTCAGACGTGGATTCGGTCCCAATCTCAGCTGCCAAAAATCTCAGGTAAATGGTGAATTCTTCATAGAGTGATACATCGTCGatcgtaaaaaataaatatcgttCATTTATCTCaatcctttcatttttttttgttcctaagatgaatttttttttataacgttGCGAGCCAACGTCTCACGATGCTGCTATTTTCAAGTAAACAATGAATAGCAAAATagagatttattattttttcaaattatttttcgaaatattgcCGACAATCTACGCATTTGCATCATCGTGATATGGCTAAATTCCAACCGGATAAGTTTATCctttatcattttgttttattatgGCAATGATGCGATTATATCAGTTTTACGAGAAAATTTCGCTTTCACGATTATTCACAtcgtttggtttatttttattgcaaatatGTAGTCGTCGTATCCAAGTAATCAACGTGAtaggaagaaaaataaaagcCAAAGCGAATAAatagaatttcatttaaaaaaattagcttcacGTGTATCAGAAAAGTACATAACTTCAgagaacaaatatttttttttcaaatgtcatcGTTCTAATAATTCCCTTTTCTTTTCTCCTCTTTACGAAGAGAGATGAGATATTTTTCGAACCAgcaataggtaaataaaaatgtccaagtggagaattttttttccaatttcgcAAAGAAGAAAGGGAAAATGGAAGGTCAAACACATGATAAAGTTCAGAGATCGATacacgaaaagaaaaaaaattcaaggaggaGAAGGGGAAGGGGTCACTAGCAGCAAAAGATGAGAAAACTTCGATGGTACCTAGAAAGATTCAAGCAATCAGGAGTTTGGATTGAATAATTTCCTCTGAATtgtaaatgggggggggggggatttaacGAAAATAACTCTCCATACAGATGGGCAAAGCATTCGTCAGTTCTACCGTTCTCCCTTTGTTTTACTCTACGTCGCCTTAGCAACATGGCCAGCTGGGCATAAGTTAGTATGCCAACAAacctataatttttgaaaaacatcctttttgataattttacaatAACCCTATTCATTCATTTCTCAGAAAAATTCCATATGAGACGTAAACTTTTAATGATAacaatccaaaaaacaaaaaaaaacaaaaaacagtcaGATTGGATTACAGAAGTACTGAAATCTCCTacatagaattttcaatttggaaaaaattaagttattatttgattattttacgagttcatacttgaaaattttaatatcttgCCTCGTATTTGGACAGAAAGTCGaacaattccatttttttacgtcaaaattcaaagtgtataaattacatacttatctaattattttaaattgggCAGAAAACCCCTACAATTTTCATATGAGAAAAAATAGGAGCTGAATATAAGGTTTTGCTcatcaatatttcaaattcgtAACAACCCTTCCAATCATTTGAGAATTAGATTTGATTTGATtcgagtagaaaaataatttttgagaaacgaTTTGGAAATCTGAGATGTTGGATTATGTTGAAAATAATTCCAATCCTTTCAAATTAGGATAAAAAGTggacaaaaaatacctaaaatttcttcctttttatggggttcatttttttaaactaaatatttgaataattatcCAATTATACtcagaaaatcataaaaattctcaagtagTAGAGTGGGAGGGGGTCCCCTAAAGCAAAATATGAGCAAACTTCTAtggtataaaataaatttatagttACATGTTTCTTCACTTAACTTCTGACAATCGGGCGTTCAGAATGAACAATTTCCTTGGAATTGGAGGGGAGGAAGGGAGAAGTAAACTCAACGCAGGTAATAGTACGAGTACAAACATAAAAGGTTTGACTTTGAAACACAGCAAGtccaaaaagaaaattatatgtacatatttttttgattcattcaAAGGTCCGgagtttgaaatattgaaacctaagttttttttccagatgACCACGAAAATACTGAAATAATAACTATCTGAAATTTAAGCctgaaaatgtttgatttttgtgCAGGTTTTGGGGCgaaattttctatcaatttcagagatatttctcgaaaaaatataaataagttTTTGATATATTCTgcctttgggggggggggagctctttttgaaaattaatcctAAAGTATCAAATTACATTTCTAACGTAGGGAGaacccccaacatttttcatttgacAATAACTTACCTAAGAATAAGATGAATTTGGTTATGATGAATTTACAACTTGAATCATTTTCGATATTTGTTTAATGCAGAAAATTCTACAATTTCCTATGCAGGGAAAAGGAGTTATTTACGTGATTTTTCAAGCCAAcatttgaagagaaaaatcatCTATTGACTAATGAAtctgatttttgcaaaaatcaaacaatttttgaaaattttaaagtaaccttattcatttatttttaagaaaaattccaTATGAGGCGTAAACCAgatgatacgagtaggtaggtacccatttgagaaaaaaaaatcagattataCAACAGAAGTATTCAAGCCTcatagaattttcaatttaaaaaaaattgagatattatttgattattttacgAGTTTATTCATACTTTAAAATTATTCCAACCCCCTCAAATTAGGGTAAAGTGTACAAAAAtcatctaaatttttttgagggagggaaaaatttaattttttaggtatttgatttttttcttaaaaagatTATCAAGTTGTTTCACTCAGAAAAACTTACAACTATTTATTCGGAGAAAATGGAGTCATcattaaattacctacttaagtaattttaaacactcgtaatacaaaaaaatcttctATAATCTCAACGCTCATGTTTCAGACAACCAAGTGATCCTTTTCCTTCACGCAACTCGTTACAATCTTGCCGAGTCAAAAAAGCTCATAGAAACTTACTACAAAATGAGAACCCAATACAGACACTATTTTGCTGAAAGGGATCCTCTGAACGAGAGCATTATCAAAGCCTTCAATGTAGCGTAAGTGAATAATAGAAAAGGGTCCTCAAActcctataaaaaattttttcaatatctataattattatcaattattttttttttgaaactgcagCCCTAGTGTGATACACGGTAAGGACAATTTAGGCAGACGAATACTTTGGTCAAAGTTACTCGACACAGATCCTCAACTTTATTTCCCTACCATCGCCACCAAAGTAATGTACATGGTTTTGGATGTCGACCAGGTGGAGAATGGCACAGTTCCTGGGTATACTTTGGTACTCGATGGTAAAGGATTCAGTTTTAGTCACGCGATGAGATGCTCGTTCACAAATGGTCGTCAAGTAGTAGCTTATGTACAAGTGAGTGGGACCTATTTGCAAACTTTACAATTACAAAGTCcaatgctcatttttttaaagataagtAGGTAGTAATAAATACTTATTGGATTACTTATATTTTTACAGACAGCTTCGACGGTGATAATAGAAAAAGTATACTTATTGAACCTAACGTCAGCCTCAGAGAAACTTCTCTACTTGCTCAGACCTTTCATACGATCAGAGCTCTTAAATAAGGTATCGAAAATAAATTCTCTCAAACATACGACTATACCAACATGCTGAGCCATATCAACGCAACTTTGTATAATAATTCGCGATTTTTCTTCACAGATAACCACTTGTACAGAAGATAAGATATCTAAAATAGAAGAAATGATACCAAAGTCTTCAATTCCCTCGGATTATAACGGAGAAGCACCATCTATTAAAGAACTAACAGGTATTTATACCTAATATGTTTGAAAGTCTATACTACATATTAGAAGCAAACtattaaacatcattttttaattcgcAGAGGAACATTTGGAGAAATTGCAATCTTATCGAGACTGGTTTGTGCAAGAAGAAAATCTACGTATGAAAGACGTCAAGTCGATTCCGTCGAATGAGACTCCATTAGAATTGGAAGGAACGTTTAATAATTTATCGGTTGAttaaattcattattatttttaaaggtTACcacaaatataattttttgatatgttttatttttgtttacgaAATGTCAATTAAGTAAGTATCTTGTGTGCTCATTTTTAAGGAAAATATTCGGTAAAATGGTTCACCAAATTTTGATACATAGATATTAAAATCAGAagataaaataatgtaaaatatacAGTAAGTTGAAGCTACCTcagttaaaaattcaaataaaattgtaggtaagtattttgtaaaaattgtctaatgaggaaaaatttggcaagaatttgacaaaattttttcaaaatgcatcgAAATGGTAAAACGTTTTCAAAGGttcagaaatcttgaaaattgtttttaaaaattttagtaataaaatattacttaaactattttcgacaaattattttttacttgcgaaaaaaaaaaaataaaattgatgaagaaaaCCATGAAGAACTTTGCGCATgtgctatttaccaaaaaaacccaaaatacGTCGAATATATTGTACATACAAGATATAGAAAACAAGAGCTTTGGAAAGAACACTGCGCATGCGTATTACATCAAAAGAAACATCTGAACCAGAAATgtttaattaagaaaaaaaactgtcaatacTTGACGAGGTTGATACTCTCAAATAATTATGCGCGTGTGCTTTATTTAAACGAAAACATCTGAATCCGAATCAGAAAATGTAGGATttgtattcgaaaaaaattcaaaaatttctccaaggTAAATTGTTATTTCTCAAGTCACGATTTGCGAATTTGCTGAATTGATTATTCGAGACTTG
This region of Planococcus citri chromosome 5, ihPlaCitr1.1, whole genome shotgun sequence genomic DNA includes:
- the LOC135847750 gene encoding retinol-binding protein pinta-like, giving the protein MQQEVEKAWKISVQDELIRNTQLKMQHIDEIQTWIRSQSQLPKISDNQVILFLHATRYNLAESKKLIETYYKMRTQYRHYFAERDPLNESIIKAFNVAPSVIHGKDNLGRRILWSKLLDTDPQLYFPTIATKVMYMVLDVDQVENGTVPGYTLVLDGKGFSFSHAMRCSFTNGRQVVAYVQTASTVIIEKVYLLNLTSASEKLLYLLRPFIRSELLNKITTCTEDKISKIEEMIPKSSIPSDYNGEAPSIKELTEEHLEKLQSYRDWFVQEENLRMKDVKSIPSNETPLELEGTFNNLSVD